In Porites lutea chromosome 7, jaPorLute2.1, whole genome shotgun sequence, a single window of DNA contains:
- the LOC140944700 gene encoding substance-K receptor-like produces the protein MASSDLLLPIFWIPWRLSLTNSFSISGQLGQAFCKLVPFFGNVSFVVSIQNLILIAVDRFGAVVFPLRSPLIRSKLCPFFILATWIVAVAVNLPSLFAPEFVESPEGTRCVLKWEKVFGESSSFASFVLAYHILFIYIPVLLLVILYSTIVIKLKTQAHPGEQSANTQKQRDRRNGNVLQMSIAIVTVFVFCCLPYSINYSITQYQDTFTHFSCSFWIYYEITAYMAGAYCAINPVICFMFSSNYRKALKRLIKCSFVQA, from the coding sequence ATGGCTTCATCTGATTTGCTGTTGCCAATATTCTGGATACCTTGGCGCCTGTCACTTACTAACTCGTTTTCTATCAGTGGTCAGCTTGGTCAGGCCTTTTGTAAGCTTGTCCCTTTCTTTGGTAACGTTTCCTTTGTCGTTTCGATTCAGAATCTGATTCTGATAGCAGTGGATCGATTTGGAGCCGTGGTATTTCCACTCCGTTCCCCACTCATCAGATCCAAGCTGTGTCCTTTCTTCATTCTCGCTACATGGATAGTTGCCGTAGCGGTCAATTTGCCATCCTTGTTCGCCCCCGAGTTCGTCGAATCCCCAGAGGGAACCCGGTGTGTTCTTAAATGGGAGAAAGTATTCGGAGAGTCCTCATCCTTTGCCAGTTTCGTACTAGCTTACCACATTCTGTTTATATACATTCCTGTGCTGTTGCTAGTCATTCTTTACTCCACCATTGTTATCAAGCTCAAGACACAGGCACACCCAGGTGAACAATCGGCGAACACTCAGAAACAGCGGGACAGAAGAAACGGAAACGTGCTTCAAATGTCCATTGCTATCGTAACAGTGTTTGTGTTTTGCTGTTTACCTTACTCTATCAACTATTCAATTACACAGTATCAGGACACTTTCACGCATTTCTCGTGTAGTTTCTGGATATACTATGAAATCACCGCTTATATGGCTGGCGCGTACTGTGCTATCAACCCTGTTATCTGTTTCATGTTTAGCAGTAATTACCGAAAAGCTCTTAAAAGActcataaaatgttcttttgtacaGGCGTAG
- the LOC140944702 gene encoding RYamide receptor-like encodes MNSTANESSGSWSCFDQLNSTASKIGGTVTLCLIFIVSLVANSLIVMIVYKTPNLRKPINYFIANMASSDLLLPIFWIPWNLYINSFLTGGQLSQALCKLVPFLVQASFVVSIQNLILIAVDRFGAVVFPLRSPLIRSKLCPFFILATWIVAVAVNLPSLFASELVESPEGTRCVLEWEKVFGESSSFASFGLPYYILFIYIPVLLLVILYSIIVIKLKTQAHPGEQSANTQKQRDRRNRNVLQMSIAIITVFVFFCLPYSINYSITQYQDTFTHFSCSFWIYYEVTAYMSGAYCAINPVICFMFSSNYRKALKRLIKCSFVQA; translated from the coding sequence ATGAACTCAACGGCGAACGAATCCAGCGGATCTTGGAGCTGCTTCGATCAGTTAAATTCCACTGCGTCGAAAATCGGAGGAACCGTTACTCTTTGTCTGATCTTTATCGTCTCATTGGTCGCAAATTCTCTCATTGTTATGATCGTTTATAAAACGCCGAACTTAAGAAAACCGATAAATTATTTCATCGCAAACATGGCTTCATCTGATTTGCTGTTGCCAATATTCTGGATACCTTGGAATCTGTACATCAACTCGTTTCTTACCGGTGGTCAGCTTAGTCAGGCCTTGTGTAAGCTTGTCCCTTTCCTTGTTCAAGCTTCCTTTGTCGTTTCGATTCAGAATCTGATTCTGATAGCAGTGGATCGATTTGGAGCCGTGGTATTTCCACTCCGTTCCCCACTCATCAGATCCAAGCTGTGTCCTTTCTTCATTCTCGCTACGTGGATAGTTGCCGTAGCGGTCAATTTGCCCAGCTTGTTCGCCTCCGAGCTCGTCGAATCCCCAGAGGGAACCCGGTGTGTTCTTGAATGGGAGAAAGTATTCGGAGAGTCCTCATCCTTTGCCAGTTTCGGACTACCTTACTACATTCTGTTTATATACATACCTGTGCTGTTGCTAGTCATTCTTTACTCCATCATTGTTATCAAGCTCAAGACACAGGCACACCCAGGTGAACAATCGGCGAACACTCAGAAACAGCGGGACAGAAGAAACAGAAACGTGCTTCAAATGTCCATTGCTATCATAAcagtgtttgtgtttttctgtttacCTTACTCTATCAACTATTCAATTACACAGTATCAGGACACTTTCACGCATTTCTCGTGTAGTTTCTGGATATACTATGAAGTCACCGCTTATATGTCTGGCGCGTACTGTGCTATCAACCCTGTTATCTGTTTCATGTTTAGCAGTAATTACCGAAAAGCTCTTAAAAGActcataaaatgttcttttgtacaGGCGTAG